In one Paramormyrops kingsleyae isolate MSU_618 chromosome 18, PKINGS_0.4, whole genome shotgun sequence genomic region, the following are encoded:
- the LOC111855307 gene encoding alpha-(1,3)-fucosyltransferase 7-like: MDFKKCRKFHVFLVLVLVFVISYSASYKWLISGRTQDAGRSKVTILIWSWPVRVISTLRKDECWDSYHVPDCNLVNNRSLFSQADVVIYHNRELQHGVTKLPLDLPRPPAQKWVWFSLESPTHNGDLRRYGGLFNWTMTYQSDADISVPYGKLVPRRTKGNYTIPAKKTLACWVVSNYQSSHKRSKVYMSLKSLIPVEVYGRWANKPLNHDQVLPTISQCYFYLAFENSVHTDYITEKLWYNAFLAGTVPVVLGPPRANYEAYIPKDSFIHVDDFASIKELATFLNELASDKERYDSYFRWRSDYDVKRYHSWSERFCKICEIYERLPPRKIYDDLDSWSRHEP; encoded by the coding sequence ATGGATTTCAAGAAATGCAGAAAGTTCCATGTCTTTTTGGTTCTCGTCCTGGTCTTTGTCATCAGTTACAGCGCCTCATACAAGTGGTTGATCAGTGGCAGGACGCAGGACGCAGGACGCAGCAAGGTCACCATTCTGATCTGGAGCTGGCCCGTTAGAGTCATCTCCACATTGCGGAAGGACGAGTGCTGGGACAGTTACCATGTCCCTGACTGCAACCTTGTGAACAACCGCAGTCTTTTCTCTCAGGCTGACGTGGTGATCTACCACAACCGTGAACTGCAACATGGAGTTACCAAGCTGCCCCTTGACCTTCCTCGCCCACCAGCACAAAAGTGGGTGTGGTTTTCCCTGGAGTCTCCAACCCATAATGGGGACCTGAGACGTTATGGAGGCCTGTTCAACTGGACCATGACATACCAGAGTGATGCTGACATCTCCGTACCCTATGGGAAGCTGGTTCCCAGAAGAACCAAAGGCAATTATACTATCCCTGCTAAGAAAACCCTGGCCTGCTGGGTGGTCAGCAACTACCAGTCAAGTCACAAAAGATCTAAAGTGTACATGAGTCTGAAGAGCTTGATCCCTGTGGAGGTTTATGGACGGTGGGCTAATAAGCCACTAAATCACGACCAGGTGTTACCTACTATTTCTCAGTGCTACTTCTACCTGGCCTTTGAGAACTCAGTGCATACAGACTACATAACAGAGAAGCTGTGGTACAATGCCTTTCTGGCTGGCACTGTGCCGGTGGTGTTGGGCCCACCTCGTGCTAACTACGAGGCCTACATTCCTAAAGACTCCTTCATCCATGTGGACGACTTCGCCTCCATTAAAGAACTGGCCACTTTCTTAAACGAGTTAGCCTCAGACAAAGAGCGATACGACTCATACTTCCGTTGGCGCAGTGATTATGATGTTAAAAGGTACCACAGCTGGTCAGAGCGATTTTGCAAAATATGTGAAATATATGAACGTTTGCCACCCAGAAAGATCTATGATGACCTGGATTCCTGGTCCAGGCATGAACCATGA